A stretch of Gambusia affinis linkage group LG10, SWU_Gaff_1.0, whole genome shotgun sequence DNA encodes these proteins:
- the cyldl gene encoding ubiquitin carboxyl-terminal hydrolase CYLD codes for MSPTDYVYFIITKPPEYSHHIKPGSVCYIRESTYNIYNTSQPGRRTKLPVTFLKSTSRSSCDIDLTCMEKLSLEEADYLLACEPEDERLYWFREKNAVQTSLGFIVGTNVRVEEEDEILTGIIRYIGPIVGPDYWDPITGRYFGIELQKPDKGKGKTDGNYGSTTFFQCEKNCGVFAPFSRVKPVVSTPMLPSMAKPHTQQQAQDIFPGDNVYFFIDGKYRYGIVLGIKEEEGQRIVQISTDKDENGKQGGEIKLPFYLVNKGEFPSGSESMDIDITPVEAHPDLSISLNSVVEVTLGKGNSYGIIRWIGCLPGREDVMVGLELEEACGVSNGTIYGKRYFDCPPKRALFVKLSSCRPDSRFQNISAQNNMMPELVKNEEDGNQDTGKLETVPPISTEQVEKLLIGRMKGIQGHCNSCYMDSALFGLFSCSSVLDSMLFKATTPQDAPIQRILLHNIVNPLRSKGFVPGQHIMRFREQLQKHGYCQSFTTDEKDPEEFLIIVMHHILALEPLLKLSAAGKVQESYCYQIFLDQNHSLVLPTVQQLLEHSFHSEGLKLAEVPSCLILQMPRFGKKFKMFNKIIPSLELDITNLLSEGPQQCIMCGHMAVEECTDCFKEPVFSQTGFKVFCKTCSTQVHSHPQRLSHRPAALDVPKGYIDRGVSHSLTRDRLELFAVLCIETSHYVSFVKHGPNTCDWIFFDSMADREGERDGFNIPEVRACPEVGMYLEMSPAELANQVPRDMKGVAKRLFCDAYMYLYRSVSMCLYR; via the exons ATGAGTCCAACAGACTACGTTTATTTTATCATAACAAAACCCCCCGAATATTCCCACCATATCAAGCCTGGAAGTGTTTGTTACATCCGTGAGTCCAcgtataatatatataatacttCCCAGCCTGGTCGTCGTACAAAGTTACCAGTCACGTTCTTAAAATCGACGAGCAGATCGTCTTGTGATATTGACCTGACCTGCATGGAGAAACTCAGTCTAGAGGAGGCCGATTATCTGTTGGCCTGTGAGCCTGAAGATGAGAGGCTGTACTggttcagagaaaaaaatgctgtcCAGACATCCCTGGGATTCATCGTAGGAACTAATGTGAGGGTGGAAGAAGAAGACGAGATACTGACAGGCATCATTCGCTATATTGGACCGATTGTGGGACCAGATTATTGGGATCCCATTACAGGAAGATACTTTGGAATTGAACTGCAG AAACCAGACAAAGGGAAGGGAAAAACCGATGGAAACTATGGATCTACGACATTTTTCCAATGTGAGAAAAACTGTGGCGTTTTTGCCCCATTCTCCAGAGTGAAGCCTGTAGTTTCTACCCCTATGTTGCCTTCCATGGCAAAGCCCCACACTCAACAGCAAGCGCAAGACATATTTCCTGGAGACAACGTATATTTCTTCATTGATGGCAAATATCGCTATGGAATAGTACTAGGCATTAAGGAAGAGGAAGGACAACGTATTGTGCAGATCTCCACA GACAAGGATGAGAATGGAAAACAAGGGGGAGAAATTAAGCTTCCATTCTACCTGGTTAACAAAGGAGAATTTCCTTCAG GGTCTGAAAGCATGGACATCGATATTACCCCTGTGGAAGCTCACCCTGATCTGAGCATAAGTCTAAACTCTGTGGTGGAGGTGACTTTAGGTAAAGGGAACTCGTATGGAATTATCCGCTGGATCGGCTGCCTACCCGGCCGTGAAGATGTGATGGTTGGACTTGAGTTG GAGGAAGCCTGTGGCGTCAGCAACGGAACGATTTATGGAAAGCGTTATTTCGACTGTCCTCCAAAGAGAGCTTTGTTTGTGAAGCTGTCGTCCTGCCGTCCTGATTCACGATTTCAGAATATATCAGCCCAAAACAACATGATGCCAGAACTGGTTAAAAATG AGGAAGATGGAAATCAGGACACAGGGAAGCTGGAGACTGTCCCTCCAATCAGCACAGAGCAGGTCGAAAAGCTTTTGATTGGACGAATGAAGGGGATCCAAGGACACTGCAACTCCTGCTACATGGATTCTGCCCTCTTTGG ATTGTTTTCCTGCTCCTCTGTGTTGGACTCTATGTTGTTCAAAGCAACAACTCCTCAGGATGCTCCAATCCAGAGAATCTTACTCCATAATATTGTCAACCCACTCCgcag TAAGGGATTTGTTCCTGGGCAACACATCATGAGGTTTCgagagcagctgcagaaacatggCTACTGTCAGTCCTTCACCACTGATGAGAAGG ATCCAGAGGAGTTCCTCATCATTGTGATGCACCACATTCTTGCCCTGGAGCCTCTGCTGAAGCT ATCGGCTGCTGGCAAAGTGCAGGAGAGCTACTGCTATCAGATATtcctggaccagaaccacagcCTGGTTCTGCCCACAGTCCAGCAGCTACTGGAACATTCCTTTCACAGTGAAGGACTCAAACTGGCAGAG GTGCCGTCCTGCCTCATCCTTCAGATGCCTCGCTTTGGGAAGAAATTCAAGATGTTCAACAAAATTATTCCCTCCCTGGAGCTGGACATCACCAACCTCCTCTCTGAgg GTCCTCAGCAGTGCATTATGTGTGGACACATGGCGGTGGAAGAGTGCACCGACTGTTTTAAAGAACCAGTGTTTAGCCAAACAGGATTTAAAGTCTTCTGCAAGACGTGTTCCACTCAG GTGCACTCTCACCCTCAGCGTCTCTCCCATCGGCCTGCAGCCCTGGATGTCCCCAAAGGCTACATCGACCGCGGCGTCTCCCACTCGCTCACCAGAGACCGCCTGGAGCTGTTCGCTGTGCTCTGCATCGAGACAAGCCACTATGTGTCCTTTGTCAAACATGGACCAAACACATGTGACTGGATCTTCTTTGACAGCATGGCTGATAGAGAAG GAGAGAGAGATGGATTCAACATCCCTGAGGTGCGAGCCTGTCCTGAGGTTGGCATGTATTTGGAAATGTCTCCTGCCGAGCTGGCCAATCAGGTGCCGCGGGACATGAAAGGTGTAGCCAAGCGTCTTTTCTGCGATGCCTACATGTACCTGTACCGGAGTGTGAGCATGTGTCTCTATCGCTGA